The segment GATTATTATACCAGATAAATTCCTTTCTGTCAATTACCTTATGATTAAGAAGTTATTAATCATTTGAAACAATATATAACTATTGAATAAATACATAAATATATATTAAAAATCACTTTAAATAAAAGTTTCAAATTCTTTCATGAATAAAATTTCATAATATACTGACGCATACTCACGCATACTTATGCATACTCACGCATACTCCATATAATAACTTTTAACCGTGAAAAATTTATCATACTCAATAGAAACAATAAAATATCATGTTTTTCTTTTTTTGTAACTTTAAGTATAATAATAACGGAATTAAAACAAGGAGGGAAAAGATATGTGTATTAATGTATATTCAGAAGTTAAGGATTTAAAAAGAGTTTTACTACATAGACCAGGTTTAGAATTAGAAAATATGGAACCAGATTTATTAGAAGAATTATTATTCGAAGATATACCTTACTTAAAAAAAGCTCAACAAGAACACGATTATTTCGCAGAAGTATTAAGAACAAATGGTGTTCACGTAGAATATGTAACTGACTTATTAGCTACTGCTTTAAGTGAAAAAAATGTAAGAGAACATTTTGTTGATGAATATTTAAACTTAAGCGAAGTGAAAAATGAATACATTTTAGAAGCATTAAAGGATTATTTATTAAGTTTTGATACAAAAGGTATGATCAACAAAATCGTTGGCGGCGTTAGAATAAATGAATTTAATCTAAAAAAAGAAAATTTCTCTACAAAGGTAAGATTAAATAAACAATTCTATTTATTACCACTTCCTAATTTATACTTCCAAAGAGATCCTGTCGCATTTGTTGGTAATGGTATAGTAATAAATAAAATGATGACAAAAGCAAGAAGAAGAGAATCATTATTCATGAAATATGTAATTAATTATAATAGAGATTATAAAGATACACCTATATATTATGATATGACAGAACATTTTGCTATTGAAGGTGGGGATATTTTAGTATTAACCAATAAAGTTTTAGCTATAGGAATTTCTCAAAGAACTGAACCTGAGGCTGTAGAAAAATTAGCTAAAAAGATTTTCTTCGATTCTAATGAAAGTTTTGATACAATACTAGCAATTAATATACCTAAAAAAAGAGCATATATGCATCTTGATACTATATTTACAATGGTAGATGAAGATAAATTCTTAGCTCATTCAAAATTAGAATCAAGTTTATTGGTATATGTAATAAAGAAAGGTAATAATGAATTAGAAGTTATTGAAGAAAAATCTTCTTTAGAAAATATATTAAGAAAATACTTGAATAATGAAAATATTAAGATTTTAAAATGCGGCGGAGATGATGAAATTGCTGCAAAAAGGGAACAATGGAATGATGGATCAAACGTATTAGCAATAAAACCTGGAGTTGTTATTGCATACGATAGAAATTACGTAACAAATGAACTTTTAAGAGAAAATGGTATTAATGTTATTGAAATACCTTCAAGTGAACTTTCAAGAGGTCGTGGCGGACCAAGATGTATGTCTATGCCTATGAATAGAGGATAATATAAAAGGGAGGGATAGTTATGGGAAATAACAAGGTTTTAGGTCTTTTTGCTTTAACAACTATTGTTATCGGATCAATGATAGGAGCCGGAATATTTAATTCTCCAGCTGATTTAGGAAGCGTTGCAAATCCCGGACCTATCTTAATAGGTTGGTTAATAACAGGTTTTGGCGTTTTCTCGCTAGCTATGGTATTCCAATTTTTATCAAATAAAAAACCAGAACTTGAAGGCGGAATCTATTCATATGCGAAGGAACAATTTGGTGAGTTCATAGGATTCAATTCTGCTTGGGGTTACTGGTGGTCAGCATTACTTGGAAATATTGCTTTTTTTGCTGTAATCATGAAGATATTAAGCGGATATTTCCCTGTTTTAGAAGAAAATAAAATTATAGCTTTGATATTCTCCAGTATCATATTATGGGTTTATCACTTTTTAATTGTTAGCGGTATTAGGACAGCCGGTGTAACAAATGCTATATTAACTATTTTAAAATTAATTCCGTTATTTTTAGTTGCTATATTATCTCTTTTTGCTTTTAATCCAGATTTAATAAAAGATGTATTCTTTTCAACAAAATTAGCGGCAACTGGAGAAACATCATCTATATTTAATCAAATTAATAATAGTTTTGGAACAATGCTATGGGCATTTATTGGTATTGAAGGTGCTGTTGTTTTATCTAATAAGGCAAAATCTCAAAAAGATGTTGGAAAAGCTACAGTTATTGGATTTTTAATTACTTTAGTAGTATATATAGCGGTTTCTGTTCTTACAATGGGTGTTGTTCCACCTAGTGAATTAGTAAGTTCAACATCACCTCTTGGAACAGTTTTGAGTAAAATAATTGGAAAACCGGGCCAATATATATTAGATTTTGGATTTTTATTCTCAGTTTTCGGTGCATTATTAAGTTGGTTATTGTTAACTGCAGAAATACCATATATTGCAGCTTCTAAAGACAATGTTTTCCCAAAAAGATTTTCAGAACAAAATGAACATGCAACTCCAGTATTTTCTTTAACTATTACAAATATTATTACACAAATTTTCTTATTATCATTATTATCTGATACTTTACAAAATGTTTATAATACTATTTTTTATATTGCTACTACAACAATATTATTACCTTACTTTTTCTCAGCAGTATTTGGAGTTAGAGTAGCAAATGATGAAAATAATGGATTATATAAGTTTTTTGCATGGATATCTGTGATTTATACAGCGTGGGTTATATATGCAGTTGGATGGATTTATATAATAACAGCATTAGTTATATATTCATTTGGAATTTTTGCCTACCCTATAGCCAAAAAAGAAAAAGGTGAATCTTTAACAAATACAAACAAAATAACTTATGGAATAATGTGGGCAATTTCAATTGTGGTAATTGTATTAGTCGCAACAGGAAAATTAGTTGTATAACAAACACTTTTTGTGCAAAATGTAATATAAAAAGATTTACATTGAGATTTAAAACATATGAAAAATTACTCCTTTTATTATAATATTTCTTTAGTCTAATTTTACTGAAAAAAATACTGGAATTAATCAAATGAGGCGCAAGCCTCATTTGATTTTTATATATTATATAGTTGTTAAAGATGAGAAAATTCAGTATATATGTCTCAGGATGAGCTG is part of the Marinitoga sp. 38H-ov genome and harbors:
- the arcA gene encoding arginine deiminase, whose product is MCINVYSEVKDLKRVLLHRPGLELENMEPDLLEELLFEDIPYLKKAQQEHDYFAEVLRTNGVHVEYVTDLLATALSEKNVREHFVDEYLNLSEVKNEYILEALKDYLLSFDTKGMINKIVGGVRINEFNLKKENFSTKVRLNKQFYLLPLPNLYFQRDPVAFVGNGIVINKMMTKARRRESLFMKYVINYNRDYKDTPIYYDMTEHFAIEGGDILVLTNKVLAIGISQRTEPEAVEKLAKKIFFDSNESFDTILAINIPKKRAYMHLDTIFTMVDEDKFLAHSKLESSLLVYVIKKGNNELEVIEEKSSLENILRKYLNNENIKILKCGGDDEIAAKREQWNDGSNVLAIKPGVVIAYDRNYVTNELLRENGINVIEIPSSELSRGRGGPRCMSMPMNRG
- a CDS encoding basic amino acid/polyamine antiporter, with protein sequence MGNNKVLGLFALTTIVIGSMIGAGIFNSPADLGSVANPGPILIGWLITGFGVFSLAMVFQFLSNKKPELEGGIYSYAKEQFGEFIGFNSAWGYWWSALLGNIAFFAVIMKILSGYFPVLEENKIIALIFSSIILWVYHFLIVSGIRTAGVTNAILTILKLIPLFLVAILSLFAFNPDLIKDVFFSTKLAATGETSSIFNQINNSFGTMLWAFIGIEGAVVLSNKAKSQKDVGKATVIGFLITLVVYIAVSVLTMGVVPPSELVSSTSPLGTVLSKIIGKPGQYILDFGFLFSVFGALLSWLLLTAEIPYIAASKDNVFPKRFSEQNEHATPVFSLTITNIITQIFLLSLLSDTLQNVYNTIFYIATTTILLPYFFSAVFGVRVANDENNGLYKFFAWISVIYTAWVIYAVGWIYIITALVIYSFGIFAYPIAKKEKGESLTNTNKITYGIMWAISIVVIVLVATGKLVV